TcgtgcttgcttaagctccctattagcGAGCTAGAGCAAGGACGACGTCTACGACAGCGAGAACATCATCTACATGTGGtatcatttctcgattattccaaaCCTTTTGGACTGCTGAACGAGAGTAGTTTggagataagaaaaaaaaaaaggattgtcaagtgctcacgtcgtccacacaacttcACAACTAGTCATTTCACGTCTTGGATAAGACAAGAACAGCtgtgaaataaaaactaaaacctCTCTTTCAAGGTTGAGACTTGGCGATGTCTCTTTCACGCCAAAGGAAAGGCTTGGGAGTGTTCCATCGTATTTGAAATATCACCTTGAAGCTAACAAAGTCAATtgtgaaaacatttcatttaacTTGTCCGTATTCCGAAACTTTGAGAATTTTACTATTCATTGAGATGCTAAGATGTTGGTTAATTTAAGTGTCTGTCAGGTTCCCCCACTAAACCTACCAACGAGACACTGGATTGGACCTTCCCTCGTCTTGAGATTAAGGCCAGGGGATGCCTGTATTTAAGAACTAGAAGAAATTCCTTacttaatcataaaaattacaatttcctcaattgtgattggtttaaaaaaatcctatttcccactaattcacttgccaagtgttatcggacagcttgttatcggacagtttgttatcggaaagttcaacaaaccaatcaaattcaaagttgtagtttaagtcaaccaataacatttaaagttgtagtttaaatcaaccaatcacgaccttggtttcaatcactatagaaacagtgtacaaactcctaaatttatacattctttgtcagttttttagtgtaaaatttccctttgtcacataacttggctatttttcttttctcggaattgtaatttttatgattaattggtaataggacttcgtgtcgtccaattcggtctgtaatcatactcgtgataaacaaatcggactcccgctgcgcggtcgtccgattttgttatcactcgtatgattacagaccgaattggagtccactcagtcctattaccattacttatttatttgctTATTTATTGCTCCCTTTTTAACGaatattatattttgtttccagAACGGGAGGGGAAAATATAGGTAGCTGTCACGTAGAGATCAAATTTAATGATAGCACTTTTCTACTTGTTTTCGGCAAACAGTAAACGCGCGGCGGCAAATTTCAGTTATAAAAccactttttttgtcttttttaaatCGCCAGGAAactttacctttttttaattaaaatgttaTTGGGGATGCTAATTTGTGACTCCATaactaactttttttttttctgcatacATGTGTTTGAATAACAGCAATGGTGTTGGTGTGAGTAAACCGTGAACTTCAATtctggcaaaacaaaaattttaaactaAACGATATCGTCAATGATTTTAACTGTGTTACCTTTGCTAAGGAGAAATTGCACATCCGGTAGAAAACATATTTACTGAATGTTTTGCAAACATTCACAGAATTATGATCAGGAAGTTTCAAGATGCTGAGCGTCTCTTGAAGTTAAAATGCAAGAGTCTTGCATCGGATCACAGAATCGTGTGCGCATGAAGTTTCCTGAAATTGATTTCCTGATTAAAAGAATGTATTCAATTACATACATATGTTTGTCAGGTACGGTATCTGAATGAACTTAAAGCCAGCTGCTTTTTCTTTAACAGAGTACAGTAACAAAGAAACCGCTATTGAAATTGGTGGTCAAAGCTAGCTTTTGTGAATTGATGAAATGGAAAGCAAAAAAGGAGTTATGCAAGAAATGAAAGTATAAAACGTCCAACTGCCACATATTACGGCCTGACACGATAAGTTCAGGTACGAGAgtatgaaaatgttaaaagtgAGGCAATTTCATACATTCCATATATTGTTCAGTTTTAGTATTTAAAATTTAACTATCAGCATTTCTGTGCTTATTTTAAGTGTGCCAAATATTAGTGCTATCAATTAGTTTGGCCTTATTTCAGTGTTCTCAGACCTTCGGATATTCAAATTATTCGCAAGCTTGTCTTGCGAAGATCCATAGTTTAGGATTTAGATTTCCTTACCGAACGCAGCTGAGAAAAAGTCATGCGACCTAACCTTGCCCGAGCTTTTATGGCCAGTGTGAGTGCCAAGAAAGTGTTACTTTTTCATCACTCGACAGGTACTTTGCGAAAGCACTTCACAACTCTTTTAAGGCCCATTCGATAGTTCCTGCTGAACATAAAACAAATGCAAGGATTCATAGCACTGTTTGATATCATTAAAATATTATCGATAGCCCAGAAGACGAAGAATTCACATGGTAATGTCACATTAAATGCTACCAGCAAGGCACAGATGCTCCACGGCACCCAACAGAGTACAAAGCCAACCACGATAGCAATGGACATTTTGAGCACGTTCTGTCTTCTACCAATTCGTTTTTGCTCAGCTTGGAAAGACTTGTCGCCTGGAGTTTTCTGCGTCTTAAGCTTACGAAAGATCATAGAGTAAAGAACAGTAATCAAGGTCAATGGACAATAGAAAAACACGACAAACGCTGCTAAGTAGAAGTTTGCGAAGGAAGACGATTGCCCAAACATCTTGCTCCACTGCACTTCACACTTTACCACAGGATGTTCGACGAGTTGAACAGCCAGGCATTTGGGTAAATAGACCGCTACGGCCAGGATCcatgttgaaaaaataaagaatggaCATCGTTTCTGTTCGATTCGTGGTAGACTCAAAGGGTGAACCACGGCGTCATATCGATCGACAGTGATCAGAACCAAGCTCTGGATCGACACTGCAGCAGATATGCTCGGTAAAAGATCTGTTATTTTGCACACGGTATTCCCCGAACTGCCGCGAAAGATCCACAAGTTGGGTTTCAGCGCAAGCAATATCTGGCTACCAACTGTTATTAGAAATAGGAGGTCAGACATGGCCATGTTGAGTATAAACAAATTGATAGGTTTCCTCATTGTTTTTATCTTGTAGACTATTAACGCAATGGAACAGTTTCCAACAGCCGAAACAACGAAGATATCACAGTAAGCCACGATGATAGAAAGTCTTGTTGCCTGAGAATCCAGTGGCTTCGAGCAGGCCAAGGTATTGTTCGTTAGCGGGTTCATCGTTTCATTCATCGTGGTCGACAGCTCCAGAGTATGCTGGACTGATCATATAAAGTGAAGAAAACGCGGCACCTGCAGCTTGTATTGAAATGACTGAGTTATCTTGAGGGTTTTATGTTGCCTTTTACAGCGATCagagcatgaatgtaaaatgaaccaaaacaggttgtttgtgtcaaatgAGCTACGTGTCAAGTGCGGATGTTCTGTATATTTTGGAAGTCAAACAATTAAAGTAGAGTGATTGATTATATTTCGGTTTTGCAATTGGGCCGCTaaccaaagaaagaaagtcAACGCCGGATgaaaagagtgaaaaaaagtacctttttttttccatttttatcattgttatgGTTACTTTTTTAAATGTAATGCTACGTTAATTGTAAGAGTGCGTTTGCGATTCCGAGAGTTAGGAAGAAGGTTAACGGAATATCCCAAATGAATGTTGcgtttcaaggaaaaaaaatacaccaggaaaaaaaacaaaaataagattgcgtttcaaggaaaaaaaaatacaccaggaaagaaaacaaaaataagatgTCTTTGCAATATTGCGGAATGTGTCAATGATTATTGGAAAATCcgaagaaaaatgaagaaaagttaaaaaaaaaaaaaaagtcgcgGAGAGGAGTAATCACGTGTCGCATGTAAAATAGTCAATACTCCTTAGACGTTTTGGAATCACTTATCCATGAGATGCTTAAAAGTTACGGgcttatttttctcatgggcaaGGTTTATGAACTGTGGCGTAAAACAATGGTAAACAGTTCTCATGTTTTCAAGTTGAGGAACTGTTCAGTAGTGTTTAAAATGTAATAGCTGCTTTGGTAAAGTAACTGTAACGCTGTCGAAGTAAAGTTGTGGTCTTTGTCGGTGCCTTAAACGTGATACGCGTGGGTGTGCTGCGAGGGGAATATTCcgtaatatttaaaaattatttagcaaggttgagcaaaatatcgtgatttgtcagtggcgCGCAGATCAATTTGCCGAAGCCcaaggcaaataattgatctgcgagacactgacaaatcacaatattttgcgataaccgagttcaataattgttttatcattcgatcGCTGTTCTTTTGATAAACTAAATATAtcaaatcactctctgcctgCTCGGGGGAACCGATCCACCATTTCCACACAAGGGCGTAGTTTCACTTACGCATAAGCAGAATAttgtttgcagcaaaacacttggtgagctctcggccaatgaaaaggaagggaAAAATATATCGAATGATAAAAACATTTATTGAACACTTTAGTATTGCACCTGTTTCTCTAG
This sequence is a window from Acropora palmata chromosome 6, jaAcrPala1.3, whole genome shotgun sequence. Protein-coding genes within it:
- the LOC141885133 gene encoding substance-K receptor-like, giving the protein MNETMNPLTNNTLACSKPLDSQATRLSIIVAYCDIFVVSAVGNCSIALIVYKIKTMRKPINLFILNMAMSDLLFLITVGSQILLALKPNLWIFRGSSGNTVCKITDLLPSISAAVSIQSLVLITVDRYDAVVHPLSLPRIEQKRCPFFIFSTWILAVAVYLPKCLAVQLVEHPVVKCEVQWSKMFGQSSSFANFYLAAFVVFFYCPLTLITVLYSMIFRKLKTQKTPGDKSFQAEQKRIGRRQNVLKMSIAIVVGFVLCWVPWSICALLVAFNVTLPCEFFVFWAIDNILMISNSAMNPCICFMFSRNYRMGLKRVVKCFRKVPVE